In Drosophila pseudoobscura strain MV-25-SWS-2005 chromosome 4, UCI_Dpse_MV25, whole genome shotgun sequence, the following proteins share a genomic window:
- the LOC6903031 gene encoding alpha/beta-gliadin clone PW1215-like — protein MIHKPQPQPLPLQQPLPLPLPQPRPKPKPLPLSQVPMRPFIPPLTHTGNPLHPQPQPHSSGQWLYSSSSLAHTTSFSQPRSRRELYPLRHQPQSYPQARPHSLRHTHSYTGPSSEYHRHPVQETSFALPPRAARGDPFRPVPSLSNVEAVTHAIRNKIILEEDEEDILGSDRFY, from the coding sequence ATGATACacaagccacagccacagccactacCACTACAACagccactaccactaccactaccacagcccagacccaagcccaagccacTGCCGTTGTCACAAGTGCCCATGAGACCGTTCATTCCACCTCTGACCCACACCGGCAATCCCCTGCacccgcagccgcagccgcactCCAGCGGCCAGTGGctgtactcctcctcctccctcgcCCACACCACCTCCTTCAGTCAGCCGCGGTCGCGCCGCGAGCTCTACCCGCTGCGACACCAGCCCCAGTCCTATCCCCAGGCCCGGCCGCACAGCCTCAGGCACACCCACTCCTACACGGGCCCATCATCCGAATACCACCGCCACCCAGTCCAGGAGACCTCCTTTGCCCTTCCGCCGCGAGCGGCGAGGGGGGACCCCTTCCGACCCGTTCCATCCCTGAGCAATGTCGAGGCTGTCACGCATGCCATCCGCAACAAGATCATCttggaggaggacgaggaggataTCCTCGGCTCGGATCGGTTCTATTGA